From the Cupriavidus necator N-1 genome, one window contains:
- a CDS encoding branched-chain amino acid ABC transporter substrate-binding protein yields MRKKHTAVAAAMAAAATAMVLTAAPAQAKDVVKIAFVGPLTGGVSSIGLGGRNSADLAVRLRNADPKARYTYELVVQDDECRPNVGVQVATKIAADKSIVAGVTHFCSAVAMGTVGVYNRFGMPAVVWGAVLPEVTYGNKFKEIHRVNGTMINQSEVAAKFMTGLGYKKWAIIHDTTDYGKGHNKYFSEFLKKDGGTIVGTFGVTADQQDFTTELTKIRELKPDVVYFGGLTPLGVRIRTQMDKLGIKAQFEGTSGIKSDAYIEGVGKPLSEGSLAFIEGAPVEKLAGGQFFMERYTQQKYGEPPEAYGPFAFAAANLIMDAVEKVGPDRKKVRDVLNGTRDVNTIIGKVTFDDHGQNVVPLITKYVVEDGKWVIWEDSTYGKGKKKLTGL; encoded by the coding sequence TCGTCAAGATTGCCTTTGTCGGTCCGCTGACCGGTGGCGTGTCGTCGATCGGCCTGGGCGGACGTAATTCCGCGGACCTGGCCGTGCGCTTGCGCAATGCGGACCCGAAGGCCAGGTACACCTATGAACTGGTGGTGCAGGACGACGAATGCCGGCCGAACGTCGGCGTGCAGGTGGCGACCAAGATCGCGGCGGACAAGTCCATTGTTGCCGGCGTGACGCACTTCTGCTCTGCCGTGGCCATGGGTACAGTGGGCGTCTACAACCGCTTCGGCATGCCCGCCGTCGTGTGGGGCGCCGTGCTGCCCGAGGTCACCTACGGCAACAAATTCAAGGAGATCCATCGCGTCAACGGCACGATGATCAACCAGAGCGAAGTGGCAGCCAAATTCATGACCGGGCTGGGCTACAAGAAGTGGGCGATCATCCATGACACCACCGACTACGGCAAGGGCCACAACAAGTATTTCAGCGAGTTCCTTAAGAAGGATGGCGGCACCATCGTAGGCACGTTCGGCGTGACAGCCGATCAGCAGGACTTCACCACGGAGCTGACCAAGATCCGCGAACTGAAGCCCGACGTGGTGTATTTCGGCGGCCTCACGCCGCTGGGCGTGCGCATCCGCACGCAGATGGACAAGCTCGGCATCAAGGCCCAGTTCGAAGGCACGTCGGGCATCAAGTCCGATGCCTATATCGAAGGCGTGGGCAAGCCGCTGTCGGAGGGTTCGCTGGCGTTCATCGAAGGCGCGCCGGTAGAGAAGCTGGCGGGCGGCCAGTTCTTCATGGAACGCTACACGCAGCAGAAATACGGTGAACCGCCCGAAGCGTACGGCCCGTTTGCGTTCGCCGCGGCCAACCTGATCATGGACGCCGTGGAAAAGGTGGGCCCGGACCGCAAGAAGGTGCGTGATGTGCTGAACGGCACCAGGGACGTGAACACCATCATCGGCAAGGTCACCTTCGACGACCACGGCCAGAACGTGGTGCCGCTGATCACCAAGTATGTGGTGGAAGACGGCAAGTGGGTGATCTGGGAAGACAGCACCTACGGCAAGGGCAAGAAGAAGCTGACCGGCCTGTAA
- a CDS encoding branched-chain amino acid ABC transporter permease, translated as MSVLGQYVFNGLMLGMIYAMVAVGFTLFFGVLDVIKFSHGDVLMVGAFAGLAASAGVVAMHVDSPWLQLLAIVVCAVTVTGLLGAGIARVLILPLRRAPPLNTLLATLMLGTVLREAVRLFYPDGSNPKPFPALLPAGEFTIGALSIRADNLILLAAGVAIILGVHLLITRTRFGMAIRAVAQDGETARLMGINFEVVVLVTFALGSAMAALAGVMNGLYYNEINFNVGLLLGVIGFAAAILGGLGNIYGAILGGFLFAALQVLGSAMLPALVPDIPSAYKDVFAFAVVIVLMAWKPTGLIAEKASERV; from the coding sequence ATGAGTGTATTAGGGCAGTACGTCTTTAACGGGCTGATGCTCGGGATGATCTACGCCATGGTGGCGGTCGGGTTCACGCTGTTCTTCGGCGTGCTCGACGTGATCAAGTTTTCTCATGGCGATGTGCTGATGGTGGGCGCGTTTGCCGGGCTGGCGGCATCAGCCGGCGTGGTGGCGATGCACGTGGATTCCCCGTGGCTGCAGCTGCTGGCCATCGTGGTGTGCGCGGTGACGGTGACCGGCCTGCTGGGCGCCGGCATCGCCCGCGTCCTGATCCTGCCGCTGCGCCGTGCGCCACCGCTGAACACGCTGCTGGCCACGCTGATGCTGGGCACGGTGCTGCGTGAGGCGGTCCGGCTGTTCTACCCGGACGGCTCGAACCCGAAGCCGTTTCCCGCGCTGCTGCCCGCTGGCGAGTTCACCATCGGCGCGCTCTCCATCCGCGCGGACAACCTGATCCTGCTGGCCGCCGGCGTAGCCATCATCCTCGGCGTGCATCTGCTGATCACCCGCACGCGCTTTGGCATGGCCATTCGTGCCGTGGCCCAGGATGGCGAAACGGCCCGGCTGATGGGCATCAACTTCGAGGTAGTGGTACTGGTCACGTTTGCGCTGGGGTCCGCCATGGCGGCACTGGCGGGCGTGATGAATGGCCTCTACTACAACGAGATCAACTTCAACGTCGGGCTGCTGCTGGGAGTGATCGGCTTTGCCGCTGCCATCCTGGGCGGGCTCGGCAATATCTACGGCGCCATCCTCGGCGGCTTCCTGTTTGCGGCGCTGCAGGTACTGGGCAGTGCCATGCTGCCGGCCCTGGTGCCAGACATCCCGAGCGCCTACAAGGACGTATTCGCCTTTGCCGTGGTCATCGTGCTGATGGCCTGGAAGCCGACCGGACTCATCGCGGAGAAAGCCAGTGAACGTGTCTGA
- a CDS encoding branched-chain amino acid ABC transporter permease → MNVSDNVSKPLPAVPGATTDGSQRRPAMVLAIAAIAMVAYLYCFLHAESQLAVAVLLALAGAAVFAAGRLGLTQAVEQATVRRPGQSRLWALAGTLALIALFHESHFVLLMLCAVLLYTTACLGLTVQFGFSGVSNFAGAAFFGIGAYTTAVLATHTGIPHVLVIVLSGVAAAVIGSVLVAPVLRTRGHYAALVTIAFGILFKTFLEVNDVLGGPQGLQVPGMTLFGFAFNEGVTLFGVDVSFYASYALLSLLICAGTFVVVKALERSWVGLAMDVVRTDETAAAAFGLHIARWKVIAFMLGNFFAGIAGSVYGMVTAFVAPNNFTFADSLLMLSIVILGGLGNVVGLVPAAIIVLVLPEKLQFIQEYRFLFYAALVIAILLFRPDGLMPRKTRLFFPREDAQ, encoded by the coding sequence GTGAACGTGTCTGACAACGTCTCGAAGCCGCTGCCTGCGGTCCCCGGCGCAACGACCGACGGCTCGCAACGCCGCCCGGCCATGGTGCTGGCCATCGCGGCCATCGCCATGGTGGCCTATCTCTACTGCTTCCTGCATGCGGAATCGCAGCTGGCAGTGGCCGTGCTGCTGGCACTGGCCGGGGCCGCGGTGTTTGCGGCGGGCCGGCTGGGCCTGACGCAGGCCGTGGAGCAGGCGACAGTGCGGCGACCGGGCCAGTCCAGGCTATGGGCGCTGGCCGGCACGCTGGCGCTGATCGCGCTGTTCCACGAGAGCCATTTCGTCCTGTTGATGCTGTGTGCGGTGCTGCTTTACACCACCGCCTGCCTGGGGTTGACCGTCCAGTTCGGGTTTTCCGGCGTGTCCAACTTCGCGGGCGCGGCGTTCTTTGGCATCGGCGCCTACACCACGGCCGTGCTGGCCACGCACACGGGCATTCCTCACGTGCTGGTGATCGTGCTGTCTGGCGTGGCAGCGGCCGTGATCGGCTCGGTGCTGGTTGCACCCGTGCTGCGCACGCGCGGCCACTATGCGGCGCTGGTGACCATCGCGTTCGGCATCCTGTTCAAGACCTTCCTTGAGGTCAACGACGTGCTGGGCGGGCCGCAGGGCCTGCAGGTGCCCGGGATGACGCTGTTCGGCTTCGCGTTCAATGAGGGCGTGACACTGTTCGGCGTGGACGTGTCGTTCTACGCCAGCTATGCGCTGCTGAGCCTGCTGATCTGCGCAGGCACGTTTGTCGTAGTCAAGGCGCTGGAACGCTCGTGGGTAGGCCTGGCGATGGACGTGGTGCGCACCGACGAGACCGCCGCCGCCGCGTTCGGCCTGCACATCGCCCGCTGGAAGGTGATTGCGTTCATGCTCGGCAACTTCTTTGCCGGCATCGCGGGCAGTGTCTACGGTATGGTCACTGCGTTCGTGGCGCCCAACAACTTCACCTTCGCCGACTCGCTGCTGATGCTGTCGATCGTGATCCTGGGCGGCCTTGGCAACGTGGTGGGCCTGGTGCCAGCGGCGATCATCGTGCTGGTGCTGCCCGAAAAGCTGCAATTCATCCAGGAATACCGCTTCCTGTTCTACGCGGCGCTGGTGATCGCCATCCTGCTGTTCCGCCCGGACGGCCTGATGCCGCGCAAGACCCGCCTGTTCTTTCCCCGGGAGGATGCGCAATGA
- a CDS encoding ABC transporter ATP-binding protein, translating into MSDAMIQVRDLTMRFGGLTALDKLQLDIRRGEILGLLGPNGSGKTTFFNVLTGLYKASAGTITYDSDNVIGKTPQQIYRSGVARTFQRSRLSLPLTVFDNIVIGDYQNMQHGLVFNLFRRKAFRAEYERYVESVRELLGIFSPPLVARLFEPVETFTMIDRRRIEVCRALMSRPRLLLLDEPSAGMTHDETHELMDDILQVRGKLQDLSVVLIEHEMNVIERITDRCIVLNYGKKIAEGTYAEITADPDVQTAYLGEEAA; encoded by the coding sequence ATGAGCGACGCGATGATCCAGGTGCGCGACCTGACCATGCGCTTTGGCGGCCTGACCGCGCTGGACAAACTCCAGCTCGATATCCGCCGTGGCGAGATCCTGGGCCTGCTCGGCCCCAACGGCTCCGGCAAGACCACGTTCTTCAACGTGCTGACGGGGCTATACAAGGCCAGCGCCGGAACTATCACTTATGACAGCGACAACGTCATCGGCAAGACGCCACAGCAGATCTATCGCAGCGGCGTGGCGCGGACGTTCCAGCGTTCGCGGCTGTCGCTGCCGCTGACGGTGTTCGACAACATCGTGATCGGCGATTACCAGAACATGCAGCACGGGCTGGTCTTCAACCTGTTCCGGCGCAAGGCGTTCCGCGCCGAGTACGAGCGCTACGTGGAGTCGGTGCGCGAGCTGCTGGGCATCTTCAGCCCGCCGCTGGTGGCGCGGCTGTTCGAGCCGGTGGAAACGTTCACGATGATCGACCGCCGCCGCATCGAGGTCTGCCGGGCCCTGATGAGCCGCCCTCGGCTGCTGCTGCTCGACGAGCCTTCGGCTGGCATGACGCATGACGAGACCCACGAGCTGATGGACGACATCCTGCAGGTGCGCGGCAAGCTGCAGGACCTGTCGGTGGTGCTGATCGAGCACGAGATGAACGTGATCGAGCGAATCACCGACCGCTGCATCGTGCTGAACTACGGCAAGAAGATTGCCGAGGGAACCTACGCCGAGATTACCGCCGATCCCGACGTGCAGACCGCCTATCTGGGGGAGGAAGCCGCATGA